From Candidatus Sphingomonas colombiensis, one genomic window encodes:
- a CDS encoding NTP transferase domain-containing protein — translation MKALIVAAGYGSRLRAVSPSKPLTPVAGVPLIARVIAAARAGGATGSTVVTGHEADAVESYLHSLDPAITCVRTRDWSLANGHSVLTGADAIGPAQHLLMMADHLFDPAIVKCAIAAPEAPLTLAIDRRLDNPLVDLDDVTRVRTDGDAIVAIGKHLADYDAFDCGVFSVDGRFHDALRASIATGGNGSISAGVEALATNGGARVTDVGDAWWLDVDDPKALAQAEAALAD, via the coding sequence GTGAAAGCTCTCATCGTCGCGGCCGGCTATGGTAGCCGGCTGCGCGCGGTGTCCCCCTCGAAGCCATTGACCCCGGTCGCCGGCGTGCCGCTCATCGCGCGCGTCATCGCGGCGGCGCGGGCCGGTGGCGCGACCGGCTCCACCGTCGTTACTGGACATGAGGCGGATGCCGTCGAGAGCTATCTCCATAGCCTCGATCCGGCGATTACATGCGTCCGCACACGGGATTGGTCTTTAGCCAATGGCCATTCGGTACTGACCGGCGCGGACGCTATCGGGCCGGCGCAGCACCTGCTGATGATGGCCGACCATCTGTTCGATCCGGCGATCGTAAAATGCGCCATTGCCGCGCCCGAGGCGCCACTCACGCTGGCAATCGACCGGCGACTCGACAATCCATTGGTTGATCTCGACGATGTGACCCGCGTCCGCACCGATGGCGATGCGATCGTGGCGATCGGGAAGCATCTCGCCGATTATGACGCGTTCGATTGCGGCGTGTTCTCGGTGGATGGCCGTTTCCACGACGCGTTGCGCGCCAGCATCGCGACGGGCGGCAATGGGTCTATTTCCGCCGGGGTAGAGGCGCTCGCCACCAACGGAGGCGCCCGCGTCACCGATGTAGGCGACGCATGGTGGCTCGACGTCGATGATCCCAAGGCGCTTGCACAGGCGGAAGCGGCACTCGCCGACTAA